GTAGGCGTATTTCCTGCACGGGAATCGACCACGGAGGTGCGTCAGATTCAGTTTTATGTGGTCAGCTTTGTGTTTGTGGTGTGTTTATTCGGTCTGAGCGCCTCCTTGTGGTTCTCGCGTTCCATTGCGCAGCCCATTTTCCGGCTTATGTCTTACATGCGCAGAGCGGAGACGGGCAATCTCATGGCGGGCCGCTGGAGCGACCGCGCCGATGAGATCGGTATGCTGGGCAGAAGCTTTAACCGAATGCTGGTTCAGATCCGGCAGCTTATATCCCTGAATGAACTGAAGGAACGGCAGAAAAGGGAGGCCGAAATGCGCAGCCTGCAGGAGCATATCAAACCTCATTTTTTATACAATACATTGGATACGATCCATTGGATGGCTCGCAAAGAAGGCGCGGACGATGTATCCGAGATGGTTGGCGCTCTCTCCAGACTGTTTCGCATCGGCCTTAGCAAAGGCAATGACTTCATCCCTTTGCATGCCGAGCTTGAGCATATAACCAGTTACTTGCAAATTCAACAGACCCGATACCGTGATCGTCTACAGTACGAATTGATCGTACCGGAGGATATGCGTGAGTTGTTTGTGCTCAAGCTGCTGCTCCAACCCCTCGTGGAAAATGCCATCTATCATGGAATCAAAGGCAGACGAGGGCCAGGCAAAATCCGGGTGGAGGCCAAAACAGAAAACGGAAAACTGGTGCTATTGGTTCAGGACGATGGAGCGGGCATGTCCGGTGAACGGCTTGCGGAGATGGAGCAGCTGCTAGCAGCGCCTTTGGAAAGTATGGAAACCGCGTCGTCGTCCGGGAAGGCTGGCAAGAGCTATGGCATGTTGAACGTACAGGCCCGTCTGCGGCTTTCCTTTGGTGAAGAATATGGCATTATGCTGGGCAGTAGAGAAGGAGAAGGCACCAGTGTGACGATCATTCACCCGCTGCTGCGGCAGCTTCCGCCAGCGGGTTCACTGGACAGGGAAGAGGGGGAGGAGATCGAATGAAAAAGTTCAATACACAGACAACATGGACGTCAGCGGATGAGATGACAGCTTTGGCTACGACAGAGACAGGGAATTTGGAGAAGCGTTACCGGGTGCTGATTGCCGATGATGAGCCCATTATTCGGGAGGGGATTCGGGATTCAACCGACTGGACAGCACTGGGCATGGAGGTTGCCGGAGAAGCAGAGGATGGCGAGGAAGCGCTGGAACTGGCTAGAGGTCTGGGTGTGGATATCATCTTGGTTGATATGAACATGCCCTTTCTGAACGGGATCGATCTGATTCGCCGCCTTCAGGTCGACTGTCCGAATTGCCGCTGTGTGATCGTGTCCGGACATGATGAATTTGCTTATGCCCAGGAGGCGGTTCGGCTAGGGGTAGAGGATTATATTTTGAAGCCTGTACAGGCAGAACAGCTGTATTCGGCGCTTGCACGTCTGCGTCAGCGGTTGGATGAAGAACGGAAGCGTACGGCGTATGTGAGACAGGCTGCGGATCAGATTGAACGCAATATCCCACTGCTGCGCCAACGCTTTTGTCTGGAGTGGCTGGAAGGACAGGCGGAGGAAAAGAAGCTGACCGAGCAGCTCTCGTTTTTGCGTCTGCCCTCTGCGCCGCCAGTGCAGATCGGAATCGTGCGTTGGCCTGCGGCAGAAGCAAGACAGACCATTATGCGGGAAAATGATCGTCAATTGTTCCTTTTTGCTGTGGAAAATATTATCAGTGAGCTGCTGACGGACCTGTCTCATGTACTGTTCAGGGAACCGAACGGGTTAATTGGCATATGTCTGTGGCAGGCGGCTTCGGCAGATATGGAGTCCACGATTGAACAGTCCGTCAGTTCCGCTCTGAACATTGCCGTTCACGTCCATATGGAGACGCACATGGGTACGTTGAAGGAAGCGCCGGATACCTATCGCGAGTGTCGTGAAGTTATATATGGACAAGCCCGTTTGTCCCCGCTGGTTCGCCGGGCACGCCAGCTTATTCAAGAGGACTATACGGATCGGAATCTGACGCTGGAGTCGCTCGCTTCCCGCCTGCAAGTATCTGCTGTGTATTTGAGCCGGGTGCTCAAGAAAGAGCTGAACGACTCCTTCGTGACACTTGTCACGCATGCCCGCATCCGTAAGGCTGTGCAGCTGCTGGACTCTACGTCATTGCCTGTCCACCGGATTGCAGAGCATGTAGGGTACGATACGCAGCATTATTTTAGTACCGCGTTCAAAAAAACGATGGGCATCTCGCCTGTACAGTATCGCAAAGGCGGTGGTACAAGAGAGGGAGTCTCATCGGAGTGTGAATAGGCTGGTTTAAAAAGGGTTTCTCATCAAGGGATTTGTTCTGCTTGTATCAAGCGGAGCGGGTCCTTTTTTGTTGTTAGCCGATGTCTGAATGATTTATTCCGTACAACAGGCCTGTTCTTCACCTGATCCTTGAACCCGTTGGTTACAAAAGTTAAAAATTTATAAAAAAGGTTCAAATGCAGCAAAGACCTTCCTGTTCCGTGATGATAAGATGGGTCTCAGACAGGAACAACAGCTTGTATGTATCGGATGCATTGTAAGCGTTATCTTATCATTCATTCAAGTCCGTATGATTTGAGGAAAGGGGAAGTTCATATGAAAAAAGGAGCACTGATCATCTGGCTGCTGGTGATGACCTTGATGCTCTCTGCCTGCAACCTGGCTGAGAGTGAAACTGGCAGCAAGGAAAAAGGGTATGTCGGCATCTCGATGCCAACGAAATCCTCCGAACGCTGGGTTGGCGACGGGGAGAACATGGTTCGTCTTTTTCAGGAGCAGGGGTATAAAACCGATTTGCAGTACGCAGAAGACGTGGTGGAGAATCAAATCTCACAGATTGAGAACATGATCACCAAGGGTGTGGACGTGATGGTGATTGCGTCTGTTGACGGCAATACGCTGACGGATGTCATCAAGAAGGCGCATGACCAGGGCATACAGGTCATTTCGTATGACCGCCTGATACGCAACACTCCCTATTTGACGTATTACGCGACCTTTGACAATTTCAAGGTCGGCGTGCTCCAGGCGTCCTACATTGAACAGAAGCTGGGGCTCAAAGAGGGCAAAGGTCCTTATAACATTGAGCTGTTTGGCGGTTCTCCAGATGACAACAACGCCTACTTCTTTTTCGACGGCGCGATGTCGGTCCTGAAGCCATACATGGATTCCGGCAAGCTGATTGTACGAAGCAAGCAGACCACGATGGCCCAGATTGCGACGCTGCGCTGGGATGGCGCCTTGGCCCAATCGCGAATGGATAATTTGCTCAGTGCCTATTATTCGGCAGATAACCTGGATGCGGTGTTATCCCCGTATGACGGGATCAGTATCGGGATCATTTCATCGTTAAAAGGGGTTGGCTACGGGAAAGCGAACAAGCCTCTGCCGGTGATTACCGGTCAGGATGCCGAACTGGCTTCGATCAAGTCCATTGTGGCCGGGGAACAGACTCAGACCATATTCAAGGACACCCGCAAGCTGGCGGAGAAGACGGTAGAGATGGCCAACAGCATATTACAAGGAAAAACGGCAGAAGTGAATGATGAAAAGTCATATAACAACGGGATAAAGGTGATTCCTGCCTTTTTGCTTGACCCCATTTCTGTGGATCGCACCAACGTGGAGAAGGATATTGTGGGCAGTCAATATTACACGAAAGAAGAAATCGGACTGAAATAAAAAGTGAAAGGAGCACATCCCATGGCCGGAATAATTCTGGAAATGAAGGGCATCACCAAAACATTTCCCGGTGTAAAAGCGCTGGAAAATGTCAATCTCAAGGTCAGAGAAGGCGAGATTCATGCGTTATGCGGTGAGAATGGCGCAGGCAAATCCACGCTGATGAAGGTGCTTAGCGGTGTATATCCGCACGGAACGTATGAAGGGGATATTTTATTTCAGGGCAAAACGTGTGAGTTCAAGGACATCAAGCAAAGCGAGGATCTGGGGATTGTCATCATCCATCAGGAGCTGGCGCTCATTCCCTACCTTTCAATTGCGGAAAATATCTATCTGGGCAACGAGCGTACTAGCAAAGGCATTATCAACTGGAAAGAAACGTTTGTAGGTACAAGGGAATTACTCGGCAAGGTGGGCCTGAATGAAAATCCGAACACCCTGGTTTCCAGCATCGGTGTGGGTAAGCAGCAGCTGGTTGAAATTGCGAAAGCGCTCTCCAAAAAGGTGCGACTGCTCATTCTGGATGAGCCTACCGCGGCGTTGAACGAGGATGACAGTGAAAATCTGCTTCAGCTGATGCTGGAATTCAAGAAGCAGGGCATCGCCTGTATTCTCATTTCGCACAAGCTGAACGAGGTGTCGAAGGTGTCGGATTCAGTGACCATACTGCGGGACGGCAAGACAATCGAGACACTGGATATGAAAAAGGACAAAGTGACTGAAGACCGGATTATTAGCGGGATGGTAGGGCGTGATCTGACCAGCCGTTATCCGG
Above is a window of Paenibacillus sp. E222 DNA encoding:
- a CDS encoding sensor histidine kinase; translation: MQLRYQLMLLFLLFAIVPSVGLGLLVNWTVERIVERQVEGHTMQLIGKVNEALDSKMENLQNMTYLIAFDPDIIAFMQGKTTSDNDPGTGTGTDTIASKKERNVSDQDQLYGIKQTLQGFTTLYPEIAGIVLANGRGDYISNEMYPRGRQSLTREDWYRRAAANPGIFTVLGQPLDRNITTHVQYKDNEIVSVARSITDEASGRVLGVIMIDLKLRTVSQAARNVTLGKSGYVMVTDAEGRSVYMPEHPLVEQIPAEWFPSGDSGTFNAEADGRELLFLYQSSAFTGWRTVGVFPARESTTEVRQIQFYVVSFVFVVCLFGLSASLWFSRSIAQPIFRLMSYMRRAETGNLMAGRWSDRADEIGMLGRSFNRMLVQIRQLISLNELKERQKREAEMRSLQEHIKPHFLYNTLDTIHWMARKEGADDVSEMVGALSRLFRIGLSKGNDFIPLHAELEHITSYLQIQQTRYRDRLQYELIVPEDMRELFVLKLLLQPLVENAIYHGIKGRRGPGKIRVEAKTENGKLVLLVQDDGAGMSGERLAEMEQLLAAPLESMETASSSGKAGKSYGMLNVQARLRLSFGEEYGIMLGSREGEGTSVTIIHPLLRQLPPAGSLDREEGEEIE
- a CDS encoding response regulator, translating into MTALATTETGNLEKRYRVLIADDEPIIREGIRDSTDWTALGMEVAGEAEDGEEALELARGLGVDIILVDMNMPFLNGIDLIRRLQVDCPNCRCVIVSGHDEFAYAQEAVRLGVEDYILKPVQAEQLYSALARLRQRLDEERKRTAYVRQAADQIERNIPLLRQRFCLEWLEGQAEEKKLTEQLSFLRLPSAPPVQIGIVRWPAAEARQTIMRENDRQLFLFAVENIISELLTDLSHVLFREPNGLIGICLWQAASADMESTIEQSVSSALNIAVHVHMETHMGTLKEAPDTYRECREVIYGQARLSPLVRRARQLIQEDYTDRNLTLESLASRLQVSAVYLSRVLKKELNDSFVTLVTHARIRKAVQLLDSTSLPVHRIAEHVGYDTQHYFSTAFKKTMGISPVQYRKGGGTREGVSSECE
- the chvE gene encoding multiple monosaccharide ABC transporter substrate-binding protein, which produces MKKGALIIWLLVMTLMLSACNLAESETGSKEKGYVGISMPTKSSERWVGDGENMVRLFQEQGYKTDLQYAEDVVENQISQIENMITKGVDVMVIASVDGNTLTDVIKKAHDQGIQVISYDRLIRNTPYLTYYATFDNFKVGVLQASYIEQKLGLKEGKGPYNIELFGGSPDDNNAYFFFDGAMSVLKPYMDSGKLIVRSKQTTMAQIATLRWDGALAQSRMDNLLSAYYSADNLDAVLSPYDGISIGIISSLKGVGYGKANKPLPVITGQDAELASIKSIVAGEQTQTIFKDTRKLAEKTVEMANSILQGKTAEVNDEKSYNNGIKVIPAFLLDPISVDRTNVEKDIVGSQYYTKEEIGLK